The following proteins are encoded in a genomic region of Pseudomonas sp. Os17:
- a CDS encoding hybrid sensor histidine kinase/response regulator: MSLSSGLIAAVALAYMAIMFAIAFYGDRRSTPLPPRVRAWVYSLSLAVYCTSWTFFGAVGQAAEQLWAFLPIYLGPILLLVLAPWVLQKMVMISKQENITSIADFIAARYGKSQSLAVVVALICLVGVLPYIALQLKGIVLGVNLLIGAGADAMGTRAQDTALIVSLILALFTIVFGTRNLDATEHHRGMVLAIAFESLVKLFAFLAVGAFVTFGLYDGFDDLFNQAMLAPRLEQYWKETINWPSMVVQTGVAMMAIICLPRQFHVTVVENIEPQDLRLAKWVFPAYLALAALFVVPIALAGQMLLPSSVLPDSFVISLPLAQAHPSLALLAFIGGASAATGMVIVASVALSTMVSNDMLLPWLLRHKNAERPFEVFRHWMLSVRRVSIVVILLLAYVSYRLLGSTASLATIGQIAFAAVTQLAPAMLGALYWKQANRRGVFAGLAAGTFIWFYTLILPIAAHSLGWSLSSFPGLAWLHGNPLNLPITPLTQGVVLSLAGNFTLFAWVSVLSRTRVSEHWQAGRFIGQEISGRLSSRSMLAVQIDDLLKLAARFVGEERARQSFIRFAYRQGKGFNPNQNADGEWIAHTERLLAGVLGASSTRAVVKAAIEGREMQLEDVVRIADEASEVLQFNRALLQGAIENITQGISVVDQSLKLVAWNRRYLELFDYPDGLISVGRPIADIIRHNAERGLCGPGEAEVHVARRLHWMRQGRAHTSERLFPNGRVIELIGNPMPGGGFVMSFTDITPFREAEQALTEANEGLEQRVAERTHELSQLNAALTEAKGTAEAANQSKTRFLAAVSHDLMQPLNAARLFSAALSHQDDGLSPEAQQLVLHLDSSLRSAEDLISDLLDISRLENGKITPERKPFVLNELFDTLGAEFKALAQEQNLQFRVRGSRLRVDSDSKLLRRVLQNFLTNAFRYAKGPVLLGVRRRGDSLSLEVWDRGPGIPQDKQQVIFEEFKRLDSHQTRAEKGLGLGLAIADGLCRVLGHPLQVRSWPGRGSVFSVSVPLARSSAIAPGKTAELNGQSLNGGQVLCVDNEDSILIGMNSLLTRWGCQVWTARNREECAALLKDGIRPQLALVDYHLDDGETGTDVMAWLRTQLGEPVPGVVISADGRPEMVAQVHAAGLDYLAKPVKPAALRALLSRHLPLG; the protein is encoded by the coding sequence CGTTGTCCAGCGGGCTGATCGCCGCCGTTGCCCTGGCCTATATGGCCATCATGTTCGCCATCGCTTTCTACGGTGATCGGCGCAGCACGCCCCTGCCGCCACGGGTCAGGGCCTGGGTATACAGCCTGTCGCTGGCCGTCTACTGCACCAGCTGGACCTTCTTCGGCGCGGTCGGCCAGGCCGCCGAGCAGCTCTGGGCCTTCCTGCCGATCTACCTGGGCCCGATCCTGCTGCTGGTACTGGCGCCCTGGGTGCTGCAGAAGATGGTGATGATCAGCAAGCAGGAGAACATCACCTCGATTGCCGACTTCATTGCCGCGCGCTACGGCAAATCCCAATCCCTGGCGGTGGTGGTGGCCTTGATCTGCCTGGTGGGCGTGCTGCCCTACATCGCCCTGCAGCTCAAGGGCATCGTCCTCGGAGTCAACCTGCTGATCGGCGCCGGGGCCGATGCCATGGGCACCCGGGCCCAGGACACGGCGCTGATCGTGTCGCTGATCCTGGCGCTGTTCACCATCGTCTTCGGCACCCGCAACCTGGATGCCACCGAGCACCACCGCGGCATGGTGCTGGCGATTGCCTTCGAGTCACTGGTCAAGCTGTTCGCCTTTCTCGCCGTGGGCGCCTTCGTCACCTTCGGTCTGTATGACGGTTTCGACGACCTGTTCAACCAGGCCATGCTGGCGCCGCGCCTGGAGCAATACTGGAAGGAAACCATCAACTGGCCATCGATGGTGGTCCAGACCGGGGTGGCGATGATGGCGATCATCTGCCTGCCACGGCAGTTCCACGTCACTGTGGTGGAGAACATCGAACCCCAGGACCTGCGCCTGGCCAAATGGGTGTTCCCGGCCTATTTGGCCCTGGCGGCGCTGTTTGTGGTGCCCATTGCCCTGGCCGGACAGATGCTCCTGCCCAGCAGCGTGCTGCCGGACTCGTTCGTCATCAGCCTGCCCCTGGCCCAGGCCCATCCGTCCCTGGCCCTGCTGGCGTTCATCGGCGGCGCTTCGGCCGCCACCGGCATGGTGATCGTGGCCAGCGTGGCGCTGTCGACCATGGTGTCCAACGACATGCTGCTGCCCTGGCTGCTGCGCCACAAGAATGCCGAGCGGCCCTTTGAAGTGTTCCGCCACTGGATGCTCTCGGTCCGCCGGGTCAGCATCGTGGTCATCCTGCTGCTGGCCTATGTCAGCTATCGCCTGCTGGGCTCCACCGCAAGCCTGGCGACCATTGGCCAGATCGCCTTTGCCGCGGTGACCCAACTGGCGCCGGCCATGCTCGGCGCGCTGTACTGGAAGCAGGCCAACCGTCGCGGGGTGTTCGCCGGGCTCGCCGCCGGCACCTTCATCTGGTTCTACACCCTGATCCTGCCCATCGCCGCCCACAGCCTGGGCTGGTCCCTGAGCAGTTTCCCCGGTCTGGCCTGGCTGCACGGCAACCCGCTGAACCTGCCGATCACGCCCCTGACCCAGGGCGTGGTGCTGTCCCTGGCCGGCAACTTCACCCTCTTCGCCTGGGTCTCGGTGCTGTCCCGCACCCGGGTTTCCGAGCACTGGCAGGCCGGACGCTTCATCGGCCAGGAAATCAGCGGCCGCCTCAGCTCGCGCTCCATGCTGGCGGTGCAGATCGATGACCTGCTGAAGCTCGCCGCGCGCTTCGTCGGCGAGGAACGCGCCCGCCAGAGCTTCATTCGCTTCGCCTATCGCCAGGGCAAAGGCTTCAACCCGAATCAAAACGCCGACGGCGAATGGATCGCCCACACCGAACGCCTGCTCGCCGGTGTTCTTGGCGCCTCCTCGACCCGTGCCGTGGTCAAGGCCGCGATCGAAGGCCGGGAGATGCAGCTCGAAGACGTGGTGCGCATCGCCGACGAAGCCTCGGAGGTGCTGCAGTTCAATCGTGCCCTGCTGCAAGGGGCGATCGAAAACATCACCCAGGGCATCAGCGTGGTGGACCAGTCGCTGAAACTGGTGGCCTGGAACCGTCGCTACCTGGAGCTGTTCGATTACCCGGACGGCCTGATCAGCGTCGGCCGGCCGATTGCCGACATCATTCGCCACAATGCCGAACGCGGCCTGTGCGGCCCGGGGGAAGCGGAAGTCCATGTCGCCCGGCGCCTGCACTGGATGCGCCAGGGACGGGCCCATACGTCCGAGCGCCTGTTCCCCAACGGCCGGGTCATCGAGTTGATCGGCAATCCGATGCCCGGCGGCGGCTTCGTCATGAGCTTCACCGACATCACCCCCTTCCGCGAGGCCGAGCAGGCCCTCACCGAGGCCAACGAAGGCCTGGAGCAGCGAGTGGCGGAACGCACCCACGAACTGTCCCAGCTCAACGCCGCGCTGACCGAAGCCAAGGGCACGGCGGAAGCCGCCAACCAGTCCAAGACCCGTTTCCTTGCCGCCGTCAGTCACGACCTGATGCAACCGCTGAACGCGGCAAGACTGTTCTCCGCCGCCCTCTCCCATCAGGACGACGGACTCTCGCCCGAAGCCCAGCAACTGGTGCTGCACCTGGACAGCTCGCTGCGCTCCGCGGAGGACCTGATCAGCGACCTGCTGGACATCTCGCGCCTGGAGAACGGCAAGATCACCCCTGAACGCAAGCCCTTCGTGCTCAACGAGCTGTTTGACACCCTGGGAGCGGAGTTCAAGGCTCTGGCCCAGGAACAGAACCTGCAGTTCCGGGTGCGCGGCAGTCGCTTGCGGGTCGACAGCGACAGCAAGCTCTTGCGCCGGGTCCTGCAGAACTTCCTCACCAACGCCTTCCGCTACGCCAAGGGGCCGGTGCTGCTGGGGGTACGCCGTCGCGGCGACTCATTGAGCCTGGAAGTCTGGGACCGTGGACCGGGCATCCCCCAGGACAAGCAGCAGGTGATCTTCGAGGAGTTCAAGCGCCTGGACAGTCACCAGACCCGCGCCGAAAAAGGCCTGGGCCTGGGCCTGGCGATTGCCGATGGCCTGTGCCGGGTGCTCGGCCACCCTCTGCAGGTGCGTTCCTGGCCCGGTCGGGGCAGCGTCTTCAGTGTCAGCGTGCCCCTGGCCCGCAGCAGCGCCATTGCCCCGGGCAAGACCGCCGAGCTCAACGGGCAGTCGCTCAATGGCGGGCAAGTGCTCTGCGTGGACAATGAGGACAGCATTCTGATCGGCATGAATAGCCTGTTGACGCGCTGGGGGTGTCAGGTCTGGACCGCGCGCAACCGCGAGGAGTGCGCGGCGCTGCTCAAGGACGGCATCCGTCCACAATTGGCGCTGGTGGACTACCACCTGGACGATGGCGAAACCGGCACCGACGTCATGGCTTGGCTACGCACTCAGCTGGGGGAGCCGGTGCCTGGCGTGGTGATCAGTGCCGATGGACGTCCGGAGATGGTCGCCCAGGTGCACGCGGCGGGGCTGGATTATCTGGCCAAACCGGTTAAACCGGCGGCCTTGCGCGCCCTGTTGAGCCGGCATCTGCCACTGGGCTGA